A genomic window from Candidatus Denitrolinea symbiosum includes:
- a CDS encoding FAD-dependent oxidoreductase, translating to MNVVPHVLIIGAGFAGLEAARCLAKVPVRVTLIDRRNHHLFQPLLYQVAIAGLLPSQIAQPVRTIFRHQKNFTFQMGEVTEINFDQRFVKLDGSIIAYDYLVLAVGGRTNFFGHDALEERGFQLKDIPSARRTRNHLLSLFERASHEGDAEKRAAMLTFVIVGGGPTGVETAGALAELIEHVMVKDFPRLNLNEARVVLLEAGPALLGAYPDELCRAAHRLLQKKHVEILLNTRMDDYDGQRVTLGDGTQIESQTLIWTAGVKAAELADRLGVEQASAGRIRVEPTLQLARHPEAFVVGDAAFLADADGSPLPMLSTVAIQQGKAAADSIRRLAAGGEARPFRYKDPGMLATVGRNAAVARIYGLSFSGFLAWLIWVVLHIYRIIGFRNRLAVMFNWAWDYFFYENQTRLIIEE from the coding sequence ATGAACGTCGTTCCGCACGTCCTCATCATCGGCGCGGGATTTGCGGGGTTGGAAGCCGCGCGCTGCCTGGCGAAAGTCCCCGTGCGCGTCACGCTGATTGACAGGCGCAACCATCACCTCTTCCAGCCGCTTCTCTATCAAGTCGCCATCGCGGGCTTGCTCCCCTCGCAGATCGCGCAGCCCGTCCGCACCATTTTCCGCCATCAGAAAAATTTCACGTTCCAAATGGGCGAAGTGACCGAGATCAATTTTGACCAGCGCTTCGTCAAACTCGACGGCTCGATCATCGCCTATGATTACCTCGTCCTCGCGGTCGGCGGGCGGACGAATTTCTTCGGCCACGACGCGCTCGAAGAGCGGGGCTTCCAGCTCAAAGACATCCCCTCGGCGAGACGCACGCGCAACCACCTGCTCTCGCTGTTCGAGAGAGCCAGTCACGAAGGCGACGCCGAAAAGCGCGCCGCCATGCTGACCTTCGTCATCGTGGGCGGCGGACCGACGGGCGTGGAGACCGCGGGCGCGCTGGCCGAGTTGATCGAGCATGTGATGGTGAAAGACTTCCCCCGCCTCAACCTGAACGAGGCGCGGGTCGTCCTGCTCGAGGCGGGTCCCGCCCTCCTCGGCGCCTACCCCGACGAACTATGCCGCGCCGCGCACCGTCTCCTGCAAAAGAAGCACGTGGAAATTTTGCTGAACACGCGCATGGACGATTACGACGGTCAACGCGTGACGCTCGGCGACGGGACGCAGATCGAGTCGCAGACGTTGATCTGGACGGCGGGAGTCAAAGCCGCCGAACTCGCGGACCGCCTCGGCGTGGAGCAGGCCTCCGCGGGACGAATCCGCGTCGAACCGACCTTGCAGCTGGCGCGCCATCCCGAGGCTTTCGTCGTCGGGGACGCGGCCTTCCTCGCGGACGCGGACGGGAGTCCGCTCCCGATGTTGTCCACGGTCGCCATCCAGCAGGGAAAAGCCGCGGCGGACAGTATCCGCCGTCTGGCCGCGGGAGGCGAGGCGCGTCCGTTCCGTTACAAAGATCCGGGCATGCTCGCCACCGTCGGGCGGAACGCGGCTGTGGCGCGAATTTACGGGCTGTCGTTCAGCGGATTCCTCGCCTGGCTGATCTGGGTGGTTTTGCACATCTACCGCATCATCGGCTTCCGCAACCGCCTGGCGGTGATGTTCAACTGGGCGTGGGATTATTTCTTTTACGAGAACCAGACGAGGCTGATCATCGAGGAGTAA
- a CDS encoding nucleotidyltransferase, producing the protein MKKLRPRARAMKLAAEVRRRISDALGQPVKVVMFGSQARGDATGDSDIDLLVILPEVNAATSRLVSDIAWEVGFEADKFISTFVTTKQEMDYYAILPFYRNVEKEGIAV; encoded by the coding sequence ATGAAGAAACTTCGCCCGCGAGCCCGCGCCATGAAACTTGCCGCTGAAGTCCGCAGACGGATTTCAGACGCGCTCGGCCAACCCGTGAAAGTGGTCATGTTTGGCTCGCAGGCGCGCGGCGACGCGACGGGAGACTCGGATATTGACCTGCTGGTGATCCTGCCGGAGGTCAACGCGGCGACGAGCAGGTTGGTTTCCGACATCGCGTGGGAGGTCGGCTTCGAGGCGGACAAGTTCATTTCCACATTTGTTACGACAAAACAGGAAATGGATTATTACGCCATTTTGCCATTTTATCGAAACGTGGAAAAAGAAGGGATCGCGGTGTGA
- a CDS encoding UDP-glucose 4-epimerase GalE: MNIFVTGGAGYIGSATAEALLKAGHSVVVYDSLVSGHRAAVPEGAEFIEADLKDADTLSAVLKEGIFDAVMHFAASIEAGESMKDPGKFFQNNLINSLHLIEAAVKAKVTRFVLSSTAAVYQSSDEPLTEESPLGPTNVYGQTKLMIEQALEWYRKIHGLHFAALRYFNACGARHGHGEAHQPESHLIPRVLSVPLGRLDSININGTDYPTPDGTCIRDYIHIADLVSAHLLALDALAERDRLVYNVGSGRGYSVREVIETARSVTGRAIPAIESPRREGDPARLVASSGKIRRELGWSPAHDDLRDILSSAWEWHQSHPNGYED; this comes from the coding sequence ATGAATATTTTCGTCACAGGCGGAGCGGGCTACATCGGCTCGGCGACCGCGGAAGCGCTGCTCAAAGCGGGACACTCCGTGGTCGTGTACGATTCGCTGGTCAGCGGACACCGCGCCGCGGTCCCGGAGGGCGCGGAGTTCATCGAGGCGGACTTGAAAGACGCAGATACTTTGTCTGCCGTACTAAAAGAAGGCATTTTTGACGCGGTGATGCACTTCGCCGCGTCCATCGAGGCGGGCGAGTCGATGAAGGATCCCGGCAAGTTTTTTCAGAATAATTTGATCAATTCCCTGCATTTGATCGAAGCCGCGGTGAAAGCCAAAGTGACTCGCTTCGTGCTTTCGTCCACGGCGGCGGTGTATCAATCGAGCGACGAACCGTTGACGGAGGAGTCGCCGCTCGGACCGACCAACGTCTACGGGCAGACGAAGTTGATGATCGAGCAGGCTTTGGAATGGTATCGGAAAATTCATGGACTGCACTTCGCGGCGCTGAGATATTTCAACGCCTGCGGCGCGCGTCACGGACACGGCGAGGCGCACCAGCCCGAATCGCATCTCATCCCGCGGGTGTTGAGCGTGCCGCTCGGCAGGTTGGATTCGATCAACATCAACGGGACGGATTACCCGACGCCCGACGGCACCTGCATCCGCGACTACATCCACATTGCGGATCTGGTCTCGGCGCACCTGCTGGCGCTCGACGCGCTGGCGGAACGCGACCGGCTGGTCTACAACGTCGGGAGCGGACGCGGCTACTCGGTGCGCGAGGTCATCGAGACTGCGCGCTCGGTGACGGGACGCGCCATCCCGGCGATCGAATCGCCGCGGCGGGAGGGAGATCCCGCGCGGCTGGTGGCCTCGTCCGGGAAGATCCGCCGCGAGTTGGGATGGAGTCCCGCGCACGACGACCTGCGCGACATCCTCTCCAGCGCGTGGGAGTGGCACCAGTCGCATCCGAATGGATATGAAGATTAG
- a CDS encoding Asp-tRNA(Asn)/Glu-tRNA(Gln) amidotransferase GatCAB subunit A: protein MSSLSSLTLAQMKTGLERGEFSSRELVQAALDEAARLDPSLHAFLHVDAERALAQADKADQLSTTDHPLRGIPIAVKDVLAVEGMPCTAGSKILEGFVPPYTATSVKKLQDAGAIVIGKTNTDEFAMGSSTENSAYGRTMNPWDLSRVPGGSSGGSAAAVAARIVPAALGTDTGGSVRQPASFCGVTGLKTTYGRVSRYGLVAYGSSFDTVGVLARTAEDAALVLSAMAGRDPLDATSADAAKFDASVGGGMRGLRVGVPKEYFVGGIQPEVEEKTRQAIGQMKSLGAEIVEISLPHTEYALPVYYILAPAEASANLARFDGVRYGPRARADSMWDVFFKTRGENFGEEVTRRIMLGTYALSAGYYEAYYGQAQKARTLLARDFEAAFSNVDVIAAPTTPSTAFAAGAHADDPLAMYLEDAFTLPANIAGIPGIAFPVGFDSLGLPVGMQLLGPRFREDAILRAAHAYQQVTDWHKKFPTVDVGR from the coding sequence ATGTCCTCCCTCTCCTCCCTCACCCTCGCGCAAATGAAGACCGGCCTCGAGCGCGGCGAATTTTCCAGCCGCGAACTCGTCCAGGCCGCGTTGGACGAGGCCGCGCGGCTCGACCCCTCTCTCCACGCCTTTCTCCACGTGGACGCGGAGCGCGCCCTCGCGCAGGCGGATAAAGCCGACCAATTATCAACTACCGATCATCCATTACGCGGCATTCCCATCGCCGTCAAAGACGTCCTCGCCGTGGAAGGGATGCCCTGCACGGCTGGCTCGAAAATCCTCGAAGGATTCGTCCCGCCGTACACGGCCACCTCGGTGAAAAAACTACAGGACGCGGGCGCCATCGTCATCGGCAAGACCAACACCGACGAGTTCGCGATGGGCTCGTCCACCGAAAATTCCGCCTACGGACGGACGATGAATCCGTGGGACCTCTCCCGCGTCCCCGGCGGCTCGTCGGGAGGGAGCGCGGCCGCGGTGGCCGCGCGCATCGTCCCTGCCGCGCTCGGCACCGACACGGGCGGCTCCGTCCGCCAGCCGGCTTCGTTTTGCGGCGTGACCGGCCTCAAGACCACCTACGGCCGCGTCTCGCGCTACGGCCTCGTCGCGTACGGCTCCTCGTTCGACACCGTCGGCGTCCTGGCGCGGACGGCCGAAGACGCGGCCCTGGTCCTCTCCGCGATGGCGGGACGCGATCCGCTCGACGCGACCTCGGCGGACGCGGCCAAGTTCGACGCGTCGGTCGGCGGCGGGATGCGCGGCCTGCGCGTCGGCGTCCCGAAGGAATACTTCGTCGGCGGCATCCAGCCCGAAGTCGAGGAGAAGACGCGGCAGGCCATCGGGCAGATGAAGTCGCTCGGCGCGGAAATCGTCGAGATCAGCCTGCCGCACACCGAGTACGCGCTGCCCGTCTACTACATCCTCGCGCCCGCGGAAGCTTCCGCGAACCTGGCGCGCTTCGACGGCGTCCGCTACGGCCCGCGCGCCCGCGCGGATTCGATGTGGGACGTGTTCTTCAAGACGCGCGGCGAAAACTTCGGCGAGGAGGTCACGCGGCGGATCATGCTCGGGACCTACGCGCTCTCGGCGGGATATTACGAGGCCTACTACGGACAGGCGCAGAAAGCGCGCACGCTGCTCGCGCGCGACTTTGAAGCGGCCTTCTCCAACGTGGACGTGATCGCCGCCCCAACGACTCCCTCGACCGCGTTCGCGGCCGGCGCGCACGCGGACGACCCGCTGGCGATGTATCTCGAAGACGCGTTCACCCTGCCCGCCAACATCGCGGGGATTCCAGGGATCGCTTTTCCCGTTGGATTCGATTCGCTGGGTTTGCCGGTCGGGATGCAGTTGCTCGGCCCGCGCTTCCGCGAAGACGCGATCCTGCGCGCCGCGCACGCGTACCAGCAAGTCACAGATTGGCACAAAAAATTCCCGACCGTGGACGTCGGACGGTAG
- a CDS encoding Asp-tRNA(Asn)/Glu-tRNA(Gln) amidotransferase GatCAB subunit C → MSLTLQEVEHIARLARLELTDEQKERYRVQLSTILDHIARLQALDTRDVPPTEGAALSETPLRPDEPRPGLSLDSLLANAPETEGGQFKVPPVFE, encoded by the coding sequence ATGTCCCTCACCCTTCAAGAAGTGGAACACATCGCGCGGCTGGCGCGTCTCGAATTGACCGACGAGCAGAAGGAACGTTACCGCGTCCAACTCTCGACGATCCTCGACCACATCGCCCGCCTGCAAGCGCTGGACACCCGCGACGTCCCTCCGACGGAGGGCGCGGCGCTGTCCGAGACGCCCCTCCGCCCCGACGAACCCCGCCCGGGCCTCTCGCTCGATTCCCTGCTCGCCAACGCCCCCGAGACGGAAGGCGGCCAGTTCAAGGTCCCGCCGGTGTTTGAATAA
- a CDS encoding glycosyl transferase — MNPPFLSIVIPARNEETRLPHALEQTLAFLQTQNFASEILVVENGSGDRTFEIAQDFARRHPNLRVIREEQPGKGRAVRRGMLEAAGAYRFMCDADLSMSIEQVSRFLPPESQADIAIASREAKGASREDEPLYRHLGGRVVNLVIRLLILPGLNDTQCGFKCFTAEAAAQLFRRQTLPGWSFDIEILYLARRLGFTVREIPIRWRFSPETKLSAVQDALRMTRDIFRIRRNARRGIYELP; from the coding sequence TTGAACCCGCCCTTCCTATCCATCGTCATCCCCGCGCGCAACGAAGAGACGCGTCTGCCCCACGCCCTGGAGCAGACGCTTGCTTTTCTCCAAACGCAAAACTTCGCTTCCGAGATCCTCGTGGTCGAAAACGGAAGCGGCGACCGCACCTTCGAGATCGCGCAGGACTTCGCGCGGCGCCATCCCAACCTGCGCGTCATCCGCGAGGAGCAGCCCGGCAAGGGACGCGCCGTCCGCCGCGGCATGTTGGAGGCGGCCGGCGCGTACCGCTTCATGTGCGACGCCGACCTGTCCATGTCCATCGAACAGGTCAGCCGCTTCCTCCCACCCGAGTCGCAGGCCGACATCGCCATCGCCTCCCGCGAGGCCAAAGGCGCCTCGCGCGAAGACGAGCCGCTCTACCGTCACCTCGGCGGGCGCGTCGTCAACCTCGTCATCCGCCTGCTCATCCTGCCCGGCCTCAACGACACCCAATGCGGCTTCAAATGCTTCACCGCCGAAGCCGCCGCGCAACTCTTCCGCCGCCAAACCCTGCCCGGCTGGTCCTTCGACATCGAAATCCTCTACCTTGCCCGCCGCCTCGGTTTCACCGTCCGCGAAATCCCCATCCGCTGGCGCTTCAGCCCTGAGACGAAACTGAGCGCCGTGCAAGACGCCCTGCGGATGACGCGCGACATCTTCCGCATCCGCCGCAACGCGCGCCGCGGCATCTATGAACTCCCCTGA
- a CDS encoding ribonuclease HII, protein MNSPDLRLEKRLWRGGFALLAGMDEAGRGALAGPVVVGAVVLPDRPRLSSTLRGARDSKQMPPLARDRAAARIKETALAWSLGSAEADEIDSLGISAATRLAAERALATLSLVPDHLLTDFRLNPDTDIPLTSLVKGDQKSLTIACASILAKTARDAWMRGLDAQYPGYGLARHKGYGTMSHRVAIERLGYSPIHRKSFKFH, encoded by the coding sequence ATGAACTCCCCTGACCTGCGACTCGAAAAACGACTCTGGCGCGGCGGCTTCGCCCTCCTCGCAGGGATGGACGAAGCCGGGCGCGGCGCCCTGGCGGGACCCGTCGTCGTCGGCGCGGTCGTCCTCCCCGACCGCCCGCGTCTCTCCTCGACCCTGCGCGGGGCGCGTGACTCCAAGCAGATGCCTCCCCTCGCGCGTGACCGCGCCGCCGCGCGCATCAAAGAGACCGCCCTAGCCTGGTCGCTTGGCTCCGCCGAAGCGGACGAAATCGACTCCCTCGGCATCTCCGCCGCGACGCGTCTCGCGGCCGAACGCGCCCTCGCCACGCTGTCCCTCGTCCCCGATCATCTCCTCACCGACTTCCGCCTGAATCCCGACACGGATATTCCCCTCACCTCCCTCGTCAAAGGCGACCAGAAATCCCTGACAATCGCCTGCGCGTCCATCCTTGCCAAAACCGCCCGCGACGCGTGGATGCGTGGACTCGACGCGCAGTATCCCGGCTACGGGTTGGCAAGGCACAAGGGATATGGGACGATGAGTCACCGCGTGGCGATCGAGCGGCTGGGTTATTCCCCCATCCATCGAAAGTCGTTCAAATTTCATTAA
- a CDS encoding fumarate hydrolyase produces MREITIPISDETIRSLKVGEPVLLTGVMVTGRDAAHKWMIETFIRKTRAPQGEDEKVYAELKKLLDGSVIYHCGPVVSKDENGEYHFVAAGPTTSIREEPYQAEVMKHFNLKGVIGKGGMGAKTLKGCQETPGVYFHAIGGAASYIAQSVKKVLGVYKLEFGTPEALWVIEVKDFPVVVTMDAHGDSQHAAVEAGSKAVLEELLKEPY; encoded by the coding sequence ATGCGCGAGATAACCATACCCATCAGCGATGAAACGATCCGCAGTTTGAAGGTCGGCGAACCCGTCCTGTTGACGGGCGTCATGGTCACCGGCCGCGACGCGGCTCACAAATGGATGATCGAGACTTTCATCCGCAAGACTCGCGCGCCGCAGGGCGAGGATGAGAAAGTCTACGCGGAGTTGAAGAAACTCCTCGACGGAAGCGTCATCTATCACTGCGGCCCGGTGGTTTCAAAGGACGAGAACGGCGAATATCATTTCGTCGCGGCGGGACCGACGACCTCCATCCGCGAGGAGCCGTATCAGGCCGAGGTGATGAAACATTTCAATCTCAAGGGCGTGATCGGCAAAGGCGGGATGGGCGCGAAGACGCTCAAAGGCTGTCAGGAAACGCCCGGAGTCTATTTCCACGCCATCGGCGGCGCGGCCTCGTACATTGCCCAATCGGTGAAGAAGGTGCTGGGAGTCTACAAACTGGAATTCGGCACTCCCGAAGCGCTGTGGGTCATCGAGGTTAAGGATTTCCCCGTGGTGGTGACGATGGACGCGCACGGCGACAGTCAACACGCGGCGGTGGAGGCGGGTTCGAAAGCAGTCCTGGAAGAGTTGTTGAAGGAGCCGTATTAG
- a CDS encoding fumarate hydratase, producing the protein MKDLTNEIVELIRRVSSSLPKDVEDRLRAAVEKEAPGSAARGAMETIIKNVELSRQNSTPICQDTGTPIFYVRYPEGWSTRKLTEQIRSALAEATKKAYMRPNAVDAVYDRNSGNNLGGDDFPSIHFEEVDADQPLVIELMLKGGGCENVGRQYSLPDNSLGAGRDLAGVRKVVLDAAQKAQGQGCAPGILGVAIGGDRGTSYIKSKKVLYDKIGTRNADPELAELEERLTEEANRMGIGPMGFGGKTTVIDTKIVGLSRLPASYFVSVSYMCWAYRRRKMIVSGEEVVYD; encoded by the coding sequence ATGAAAGATTTGACTAACGAAATTGTGGAACTGATCCGCCGCGTCTCGTCCAGTCTGCCGAAGGACGTGGAGGATCGCCTGCGCGCGGCTGTCGAAAAGGAAGCGCCCGGCTCGGCGGCGCGCGGCGCGATGGAGACCATCATAAAGAACGTGGAACTCTCGCGCCAAAACTCCACGCCCATCTGCCAGGACACGGGCACGCCCATTTTTTACGTCCGCTATCCTGAAGGCTGGAGCACGCGCAAGTTGACGGAACAGATCCGCAGCGCGCTGGCCGAGGCGACGAAGAAAGCGTACATGCGTCCGAACGCGGTGGACGCGGTCTACGACCGAAACAGCGGGAACAACCTCGGCGGCGACGACTTCCCCTCCATCCATTTCGAGGAAGTGGACGCCGACCAGCCGCTCGTCATCGAGTTGATGCTGAAAGGCGGCGGATGCGAAAACGTCGGACGCCAATACTCGCTTCCCGACAACTCCCTCGGCGCGGGACGCGACCTCGCGGGCGTCCGCAAAGTCGTCCTCGACGCGGCGCAGAAGGCGCAGGGACAGGGGTGCGCGCCGGGGATTCTCGGCGTGGCTATCGGCGGCGACCGCGGCACATCGTACATCAAATCGAAGAAAGTGTTGTACGACAAGATCGGCACGCGCAACGCGGACCCCGAACTGGCGGAACTCGAGGAACGTCTCACCGAGGAGGCCAATCGGATGGGCATCGGCCCGATGGGTTTCGGCGGAAAGACGACGGTCATTGACACGAAGATCGTCGGCCTGAGCCGTTTGCCTGCTTCGTACTTCGTCTCGGTGTCGTACATGTGCTGGGCGTATCGCCGCCGCAAGATGATCGTGAGTGGCGAGGAAGTTGTTTACGATTAA